The following coding sequences lie in one Hippopotamus amphibius kiboko isolate mHipAmp2 chromosome 17, mHipAmp2.hap2, whole genome shotgun sequence genomic window:
- the SLFN14 gene encoding protein SLFN14 has translation MGSLLLEEEFWFGRAAEMENLQMDTEVLYPEITVEVGRVTLGEENRKKMTSSYLKRTENSKIIQATCALLNSGGGVIKAETDDKNYSYRCHGLGQDLETSFQKLLPSGSQKYLDYMQRGHNLMIFVKSWSPDVFSLPLRICSLRSNLYQRAVTSTINLSASSALELLREKQSRAQRGRSKVQELHSQKTLDKYIQEEEDMRMCASEFVKKDKLMYKEKLDFSESTHVEFKRFTTKKIIPRIKETLSHYVSAFANTHGGYLIIGVDDKSKEVFGCKREKVNPEVLKKEIENCVEKLPTFHFCCEKPKVNFTTKILNVYQKDVLYGYVCVVHVEPFCCVVFTEAPDSWVIRDNSVTRLTAEQWVAMMVDIQSAPSSLAADHSLHLISPASSTLRSPSYPIKVLEFKGALQQRLFPVTREEIQFKPESLCKKLFSDHKGLEELMKTQIYPYSQGFVIFSRSWASDVGLRKEQNVLCDALLIAVNSPLVLYTILTDPTWTGGLMYAWNTAHQLKQKLGTLGGYTGKVCVIPRLIYMPSTQCRPGEISPHYPRSYRLADEDEMQDLLQALIVVSLCSPSLLSDQLGYEFFNLLIAEQCELLSESFQETRELFLHCFPGTRKTALAIKVMEKIKDFFHCKPKEILYVCESDALKDFVTQQTTCQAMTRKTFMQGEFPKIKHIVMDETENFCSKYGDWYMKAKSITHPKVRGAGSENLHHGILWLFLDPFQVHHSATNGLPPPSAQFPRKTITSGIHCALEIAMLMKEEMKRIKENPHPNVSPDTLASFREAAYEEAMCAQALPGVCETETNLTTEEIAKYVAERCHNLFQCGYLPKDIAILCRRGEDRGRYELALLRAMELFETHGATKVVFSQASGVLDGHIVLDSIQQFSGLERNIVFGLSPEYALSEEAHKLCFASRAIKHLYLIYEKRATF, from the exons atgggttccCTTCTTCTTGAGGAAGAATTTTGGTTTgg AAGGGCTGCTGAGATGGAGAATCTTCAGATGGATACGGAAGTGCTCTATCCTGAGATAACTGTGGAAGTGGGCAGAGTCACTCTcggagaggaaaacaggaagaagatgACCAGTAGCTATCTGAAAAGAACTGAGAATTCTAAAATCATCCAAGCGACATGTGCACTGTTAAATTCTGGAGGGGGTGTGATCAAAGCAGAGACTGATGATAAAAACTACAGTTACCGATGCCACGGGCTGGGACAGGATCTGGAAACTTCTTTTCAAAAGCTCCTTCCTTCAGGTTCACAGAAATACCTTGACTACATGCAGCGGGGGCACAATCTTATGATTTTTGTGAAGTCATGGAGCCCAGATGTTTTCAGCCTCCCCCTAAGGATTTGCAGCTTGCGCTCCAATTTATATCAGAGAGCTGTAACTTCCACCATCAACTTGAGTGCCAGCAGTGCCCTGGAGCTCCTGCGAGAGAAGCAGTCTAGAGCCCAAAGAGGAAGATCAAAGGTGCAGGAGCTGCATTCTCAGAAAACTCTTGACAAATACATTCAGGAAGAGGAGGATATGAGGATGTGTGCCTCAGAATTTGTTAAAAAGGATAAACTCATGTATAAGGAGAAACTCGACTTCAGTGAGTCCACACACGTCGAGTTTAAGAGGTTCACCACCAAAAAGATCATCCCTCGGATTAAAGAAACGCTGTCTCATTATGTTTCTGCCTTTGCCAACACCCATGGGGGATACCTAATTATCGGGGTGGATGATAAGAGCAAAGAAGTGTTTGGATGTAAGAGAGAAAAAGTGAACCCtgaagtcttaaaaaaagaaatagaaaactgcgTAGAAAAATTGCCCACGTTCCACTTCTGCTGTGAGAAGCCAAAAGTCAATTTCACTACCAAAATCTTGAATGTGTACCAAAAAGATGTCCTGTATGGTTATGTCTGTGTGGTACACGTGGAGCCCTTCTGCTGTGTAGTATTCACAGAGGCCCCGGATTCCTGGGTCATCAGGGACAATTCTGTCACAAGGCTGACGGCTGAGCAGTGGGTAGCCATGATGGTGGATATTCAATCAG CTCCTTCCAGTTTGGCCGCAGACCACAGCCTTCACCTGATTTCACCAGCTTCATCTACACTAAGAAGCCCGTCATACCCCATCAAAGTCCTGGAATTTAAGGGGGCTCTACAGCAACGCTTGTTTCCAG TGACACGGGAAGAGATACAATTTAAACCAGAATCCCTCTGTAAGAAGCTCTTCTCAGATCATAAAGGACTGGAGGAATTAATGAAGACACAGATATATCCTTATTCTCAGGGCTTTGTGATATTTTCCAGAAGCTGGGCTAGTGATGTTGGCTTAAGGAAGGAGCAGAATGTCCTGTGTGATGCTCTCCTAATAGCAGTGAACAGCCCCCTGGTACTCTATACAATCTTAACAGACCCCACGTGGACTGGGGGGCTTATGTACGCCTGGAACACTGCTCATCAGTTAAAGCAGAAACTGGGAACTCTCGGTGGTTACACAGGGAAAGTGTGTGTTATCCCGAGGCTGATATAcatgcccagcacacagtgtAGACCTGGTGAAATCTCTCCGCATTATCCCCGATCCTACAGGCTCGCTGATGAGGATGAAATGCAAGATTTGTTGCAGGCCCTTATCGTGGTCTCGCTCTGCTCTCCATCTCTTCTGAGTGACCAGCTGGGCTATGAATTTTTCAATTTGCTCATAGCAGAGCAGTGCGAGTTGCTTTCAGAGAGCTTTCAGGAGACACGAGAATTGTTCCTCCACTGCTTTCCGGGAACCAGGAAGACAGCCCTGGCCATAAAGGTCATGGAGAAAATTAAGGACTTTTTCCACTGCAAGCCCAAAGAGATCCTCTATGTTTGTGAAAGTGACGCCTTAAAGGATTTTGTGAC CCAGCAAACCACCTGCCAAGCTATGACCCGGAAAACCTTCATGCAGGGGGAGTTCCCAAAGATCAAACACATAGTGATGGATGAGACTGAGAATTTCTGCAGTAAATATGGTGACTGGTACATGAAGGCCAAGAGCATCACCCACCCAAAGGTGAGGGGTGCTGGAAGTGAAAATCTTCACCACGGGATTCTCTGGCTTTTTCTGGACCCTTTCCAAGTCCATCACTCAGCTACCAATGGCCTTCCCCCTCCATCTGCTCAGTTTCCTCGAAAAACAATCACCAGCGGGATCCACTGTGCTCTGGAAATAGCgatgctgatgaaagaagaaatgaaaaggatcAAAGAAAATCCTCACCCCAACGTGTCTCCAGACACATTGGCATCGTTCAGGGAAGCTGCCTATGAGGAAGCAATGTGTGCCCAGGCTCTGCCTGGGGTGTGTGAGACAGAGACGAACCTGACCACAGAAGAAATTGCGAAATACGTGGCAGAAAGATGTCACAACCTGTTCCAATGTGGCTACCTGCCCAAAGATATAGCAATTCTGtgcaggagaggggaggacagAGGACGCTATGAGCTTGCACTGCTAAGAGCGATGGAATTATTTGAGACCCACGGAGCCACAAAGGTTGTGTTCAGCCAGGCCTCTGGTGTTTTGGATGGTCACATCGTTTTAGACAGTATTCAGCAGTTTTCAGGCCTGGAGAGGAATATTGTGTTTGGGCTTAGTCCAGAATATGCCCTGTCAGAGGAAGCTCATAAGCTCTGTTTTGCCTCGAGAGCCATCAAACACCTCTACCTGATTTATGAAAAGAGGGCTACcttctga